From the Anguilla rostrata isolate EN2019 chromosome 5, ASM1855537v3, whole genome shotgun sequence genome, the window ctgACAAATCACTCAAAGgcattgtttttacatttggaaTTTTTTGGATTCTGTTCCTTACTGTAAGCTCCAAACAACGATACTGAAGGAGTCATCAAAAAACTGGTCTGCCCATTTTTGATCTTGGGTTTTTTTATTAACTGAAAGTTCTCATCCAGGTCTGTGTACTGTGAATGTCTCATAACCTGACAGCATAGTTTGTTTAAAACTGTGGGTACCAAGACCATAACACCCCGTTTGTAAatgggaaaatgttttatttgtcctAACAACTCTTTGTAAATTAAAAGGTTTTGAATGACAATCTTATTAGAGAGAATAAAAGCTTCAGACTCTGCCCTTGTTGCACcctaaatgtatttcatgtcaGTTTAGCTGCTTGTTGCAATCACATTTATTCGCTCAGTAAATTGTACCTGTCCAATCACAGAAGTGGCAGCCTCACTATGTTGGCAGGGGGATCGGGGCTGGTTTCCATATGCTCCCCCATTCGCGGGAAGTCCTCTCCTTTTTTCTTGACAGTCCTATGCTCCGCCCCTCTGATGTCAGCATTGTCTGTAGAGACATTGCAAAGAGAAGGGCTTCAGAGAGAAGTAGCCAGGCGGGTGATACAATGTCTGATGTCTGTATTTATCTCCTGTGATAAGCAATCCAAAAGGTTTACTCGTAAGAAAGAACAaggcatgcgcgcacacacacattacagcatgTTGCGCACAAGCCTTGCGTAAACATGCAAGCAAACAGCAAAGTGAAGTTCAGTCCTGACTGCAAATGTAGATGCCAATTACACAGAACAGCCATGCTATTACGTACTTCTCATCGTAAGGCAGAAAGCTTAAGAGCCACAAATCCTGACGATGATTTAATGAGTCACAAAGAATGGCATCGCCTTCAATAATATGCAACCTCTTTTACAGAAGCCACGGTAAACTGTAAGTGCAATACTGGCTAGTAAAAGGGCAGACCTTATTAGTGGAGTAATCCAGAGAGAGGTTCGCACCATGGCCACATGTGCCTGTTAAGCTGCTTATCCATGCTGTAATTAGGGCCGTGtagtaaaaacaaacaggatggGAGATAGGGTCCACGGAAATCACAGCAAACCCCTGGTGTTTTGCTGGCAAGAAGACTGGCACAAAGGCCTGTGGGCTCTTTTTAGTCATAAAGCACTTTCAGTTTGCTTTATACCTAACCaaacttaaattgaaattgttttcattgtatgGCTAGTTACGCAGCATTCAACATTTTATCGGGGTAAATTCCACAAATTTCACTAAATTCATAATACAAAGTACTCTGACTAGAGTCAGCCATTCTTTGAAGAGGAATTATTGGAGATCACAAGTCTTTAGTCAGAAGCCTTCACAACATAACATCTACTATTGTAgcaaaaaatttttaattccattttaaagAGTGGTCACTAAAAGACCATTTTCAGCCTTAACCTCAACCAAAATATCAGTCCTAGCAATGCactgaatataaaaaagataAGACAAACTCTTATTAAATACAGCTAActccattgtttaaaaaaactcattACCTGTAGTTTAAAATTCTGTGCATGCACTTTATAAGCAATCTCCCTATTGAATGCAAAATAGTACAATATCCAATTTAATATTCTTGTGTGAAACTGTGAAAGTTTTTGCTCATTTGCCTGTAATTCTTTTCAAATGCCAAGAGGAAACCTCTGTGTTAGATCCTTCACCTTCTCTTGGGAGTATTGAGGCACATTGCTTTCACTTTCATGGGTAAATGTCAATGGAAATTCTCTGCATATAAACAGCTCAATCTGAGAATATCATGAATAAAGATTTTCTTTCAATTCCCTGACACACGGGGTGAGAGAACCCCCTAGTGGAGACAAGCTTGAAATGCGACGATGTCCCATTACACAAATAACTACATGAGTATATTATGCTTAAGAAAATAGCATTAAACATTCCCATTCAGTCATCAGGAATTCACTGTTCGAgctgtgtagttttttttttttttttttaatgtgggaccattatatttatttttatttaggtaATTGAATCAGTATTGCAAGAATGATGCAATAAGAAAAACTCTTCACTGGGATTATACGCAACAGAATGAATGTCATATATTACATTCAACACATCACATTAATAGAACAGACACCTTAATCAGAGCGACTTCCAGTGTGGGAGAACGTGAGAAATGTATGGGATCTATACAGAACGGGAACAAAGGATGAACTGCACCAAGTGCATTTAATACTGAATAATATAGAGGTATGTACATGGCCTCTGTCATGCCAATAGTGCTCTTGTTCAGTGCTCTGACAGGCCTTTTTCTCTATTGCAGGTTTGATAGTGTATGTCGGAATGATGGTGGGGGCATTTGTGTGGGGCGGTCTGGCAGACAAGATTGGACGTCGGCAGTGTCTGGTCACTGCACTGGGCATCCACTGTGTCTttgccttcctctcctccttcgcTCAGGGCTATggcttcttcctcttcttcagaCTCTGTTCTGGCTTTGGGTGAGAGAACAGAATCACATTCCCTTGGGCTTTCAGGCTATTAGAAAATATAATAGGGACATACGTTTTGTATGGCAAGTCTGGAGCACTGATGCCTATGTAAGACCATACATGCTCTTGAGCTACAACTGGTCAACACAGTAGTGTACTCTCATGGCATGGTAAATACAGCTTCTACCCAATAGAAGCTTAGTTCCATGAAAGTACAAGCTGCTTTTCTTGCAAGGTTAAAGCAAACGTAGCACGCATTCTCCAGGAAAAAAAGTACAGTATAGTCAGATCCCAACAGACATTCCATACTGTAATAGCCCTTCCATTGGCCAGCTACAAATGTCTCCCcatttgtaaatggtaaaatgaaaatgaaacggACACTCTATATCCATTGAATCCCTCACTGTGTGAGCTCAGTACTCATCAAATCTACTTGGAAATGATTACCATGCAGTTCCAGTAGCATCCATATCAGACATGATACACTATTGGAGCTCTGCCAAGTCAGCATGCATGTGATATTCCCTGTtgaatgtgcctgtgtgaagCAGAACATTtgttgtgactgtgtgttctTCTCAGCATTGGAGGCTCTGTTCCCATCGTCTACACCTACTATGCGGAGTTCCTCACCATGGACAAGAGGGGCGAGCACCTGAGCTGGCTGTGCATGTTCTGGATGATGGGAGGACTTTATGCTTCATTCACTGCCTGGGGCATCATCCCACACTATGGTATACTGCAGATATTTCTTACAGTGGTTACCCACTGATACTAATCATACTGTCAGGCCTGCTTATTTGATCCCCTCGGTGAGTAACTGCGTTGTGTCTCTCAGGCTGGGGCTTCAGTATGGGCAGCGAGTTCCAGTTCCACAGTTGGCGAGTGTTTGTGCTGGTCTGCGCTCTGCCAGCCATTGGATCCCTAGTGGGCCTGATGTTCATGCCCGAAAGTCCTCGCTTCCTCTTGGAGGTACAGTGAGAGTCTTGCTGGTGGGATTATTtactgagaaacagaaatgttCTCATGCCATCAGTGCTCTTATTACAGTCTGGATTACAGGAAAATCACACTTCATTTAATTTCCCTTATTGATGTCTATTGAACTTCATTCTGATTTTTCATTGACTCTTTCTGTATCCATATTAatgtacatattcattttttcagaatgCAAAACATGATGAAGCCTGGATGATTCTGAAGCAGGTGCATGACACTAACTGGAGGGCAAagggagagccagagagagtATTCACAGTGAGTAAACCAATGATGTATCTTATTGGCTTCACAGCTGTGCCTTACTATACATTCCCCTCAGCAGCATTATAATGTTTAACAAAGCTACAATGACTCCATCTCCAAGCCTTTTGAACTGAGACTAAAATGATAGAAAATCATCAGAATGGGGGCTCCTACATTGGTTCATCCATTCTTCTGGATCAAATGTGGACCCTGCTGGATGATGCAAAATTGGGTACACATCTTTCCATGGAAAGAGGGTTTTATTTGGCATGGTAGTGCATGACTAATAGAGGCTCAATAGCAGCTCAACTGAACAGCCAGTTACTGAAACATGTCTGCACCAGTACTCAATACCCTCGACCAGACAGAGGATGTTACTGTGATGGGCTGGGGCTAGAGATACGATTAGGCATGCCAAATTGTGGTGACATttaggtaaaaataaaaactgtttctCTAAAAATGTCGACTATCATTTTTTCTGTACTCAGGTCTcccaaataaaaacaccaaaGCAGGAGGATGAGTTCATTGAGATTCAAAGCTCCACAGGAACTGCTTTTCAGCGGTGGATGGTCAGGACAATGACTTTGGTCAAGCAGGTATGTTAGGGATCTCAAAACAGGCAAAGGAAGGATATTAAAGCTCATGGCAACaataatgtgcttgtgtgtgtaacacCGTGATATCATCTCCCATGCAGGTGATGCAGAATGTAATGTCCCTGGCCTCGCCTGACCTGCGTCTCACCGGTCTATTTATGGCCATCATATGGTTTACAATGGCCTTCAGGTAAATGTGGGATACCACCACCAGTGGTATAACCAAACAAATTGATTTTCTGCAGCTGTACTTCCGTAACGTCCATGATGAAGTTATGGAAAAGTTAAAAATGTTCACTCCATGAAGATAATAGGGTGGTGTAAGATACTCTTCTCACCCCAGTTGATCACACACCAGGGCAAAGCCTATAGTCTGCTAGTCAGTCTCGAATTGCACCCCAGAACAAAAATGGCTAGCCTCACTCCAGGTGATAACACACAATAGAACACCTTTTAATTTACTGCAAGCCATGCCTAAATAAAAATGCCTGGAGGAACAGGGAAGACGCACTTAACCGCTTCACTTaaacatattatattattacagaaGGCCATATACCAGGGTTAAatgtaaacatacacatttaaataaaatgcaaacttATGACATGGTTCTGCTGActgctttgtgtttcagttaCTACGGACTTTCAGTGTGGTTCCCCGACATGATAAAATACCTGCAGTATGAAGAGTACGAGTCAAAGGTGAAACTCTTCCACAGAGAGAAGGTGGAGAACTTCCACTTTAACTTCTCTTTGGAGAACCAGGTCCACAAGGAGGGGGAGTACATCAATGACAAGTATGGGACACTAACTCATTAAATACTTTACTCATAAGACCTAAGATGTTGTCAGTAAAACAAGTGCCATTTTTGAGACATTGAGACAGTCATGATCAAGACTTCTTTCCTTTTTATATGGTGCTCTAAAATACAGGTATATTGCTCACCTACTGACTCTATAATATGCATTATCTATCTTATAAATGATAACTGTTCATTATCTTTAGTTAATTATCAGAAAAAGAAACTTAAACCATTTTTGGTGACTAAAACGTATAGCCCTTAACTTACAAAAAATCAtttgtgaatttaatttgatattAAAACAATTGATCAGATGTGAATTAATGCATTAGAAATACTTTTAAACTAACATCCATGGAATGTTCAATAGAAAGTGCAGACATATAGCAGATATACAGATCATGTGTTATAAATAATcccgttttattttattcatatgaaTTCTGTATATATGTAAAGCTTTTTACAAACAGCCAAGgatttctgttctgtatttCATCACCAGGTTCATCAACATAGAGATTAAATCTGTCAAGTTTGAGGATTCACTATTTGAAAATTGTTACTTTGAGGACATCAGCTCGACTCAGACTTTCTTTGAGAACTGCACTATCAAAAACACTGTCTTCTACAACACAGGTAGGACATACTGGAGGTTCCAAAGCTATCTGTGGTTCTTTGTCCAGCAACAAttgtaacaaaatgtaatttatactGTTGTGTTTGCACAttattctttctttaaaaaagtgttcTCATGAAACTTACAGACTTGTGGGAGGAGAAGTTCATTGACTGTATACTGGACAATGCCACATTCCTGCATTCCAAGAAGGGCTGTCACCTAAACTTTCAAGAGGAAAATGATATCCTGATATACCTAGTCAGTTTCCTGGGGAGTCTGGCTGTGTTGCCAGGTAACATCATATCAGCCCTTTTCATGGACAAAATTGGAAGGATACATATAATTGGTGAGTGAAAAAGTTCAGAACGTTCTATCATTATTTCTGCCATGGAACATTTGGTGCAATGGCTAGAGAAATGGCCTTGTAGCTGCAAGCTTGTGGGTTTAATTTCCAGGCCAGTGACGGCCATTGTACCATCACTCCTTCGAGAACCCAATTTGTTTCAGAAAGCCTTTAGGAATATTTCCCTGATATGACGGAGAACTAATTCTGTTTGTAATTCTCCGCCCCAAAGTTCGCTGTAGGCCTCGGCTTAGAGGAAGCGAGGGAAACGCGCGTCTTTTAAGAAGCgtatataggctactgtaaatGCGCCATCCCATGTCCgtttcatgtttgtttgtttgtttgtttgtttggtttgtaaAATTGTCTGGGATATTATCAGTATAGGCTACatcaaactaaataaaatcctAAAAAGGCATTTTAACGGGTGCACacgttcatttgtttttttcccagtacGCTATGTTAATGTCCGGTTATATCATACCACATCACAAACTTTCTGTAGTAAGGAAATCCCGGTTATACTCACAGTGAACCGTTTCTGCAGAATTCTGGCAAAGGAGTGTGTTGCACTGATCATGGTGGTTTTATGCCTTGTGGGTAGTGTAGTTTATTGCAGAGGGCGAATTGGTTTGAATGTTGTTGTGTATGTAATTGTGATGTATAAGTTGTGAGGTAaaacgtgtgtgtttttgtatttcatgttttatatgTGGGAAAGCAAATcacacttttttattatttctgtttagtTAATTGATTTTAATAGGAGGAATGGTATGGTCTGAGGGAGGTAAACATATTTCAGGCCTATATTCGGAGCAGTGGGTTAGAGCTTGTGGTTGAGTGAAGAGCCTGTTCAATCCTACCAAAGGAAACGTTTGGGGAGTGATTGCCTGGTTTTTTATTTGCGTATTTagttttatcattattattttttttaattttttttatttttttgcactttaataaaataattttcaccgTTCACCCTAGTCCTGTTTTAGCCCCTTGTTTGAATGCTTGCCATCCTAACACCTGCACACAGCTTTAAGTATCATTTCATTGCACAAAATGATGAGACTGCACACTAAATGCTCCTGAGTAGTGTGAATTTATTAACACCAGAAAGAACCAGATTTCAGCTGTCTGATGAAGAACCATTTGGCTCTGGTGTTACTGGGGTTCATATGCTGTGTGCGGACTCCTTCTTTGTACTCAGCCCATTTTTCTGTTCAGCACCTGTCTGAGTTGTTGGATGTGcatatattttctgtgtgtctttgtacaaaatgaatggaaaatttGATGGATAGACAggggaaaatcttttttttttttttttttttaagaaatagtCTGAAGATtatatggaaaaaatgttttgcataaaGTTTGATGTacaaaatttatatatatatatatatatatatatatatatatatatatatacagtatactgcgAGATGGCcttccatttcaaatttgagGTAAAACCTAAATGTTTGAAACAGACCTGAAGCAGACGCAGTGTAAGTGAAGATTTCATCCTCTCCTTGCAGGTGGCTCCATGCTCATCTCTGCTGGCTGTACGttcttcctgttcctgagtTTCAGTCAGGCCGCTATCATCGCTTGGCAGTGCCTCTTCTGTGGCACCAGTGTGGCAGCCTGGAATGGCATTGAAGTTATCACAGTGGAACTGTACCCAACTTCTAAAAGGTAATGATGCAGACCATGCCCATGAGGCAGAGTAAACACAGCATTAATACAGACCTTCAGGACAGAGTAGCCTACAATGTTACACTGTTCACCCAGTGTTATAAACAAGGGATTACATTAGACATTAGCGCTTCCAATTATTCTTGCTTACTTCGCCAGACAACTCGACTAAATCACTTAATGGGAGGActtaaatattgaattattGAAAATTTGAATGGTGAAACAAGCCT encodes:
- the LOC135255504 gene encoding synaptic vesicle glycoprotein 2B-like, whose amino-acid sequence is MDDPYQNNVYQQGTDIAGDNTYSTFGEGGQDSYGYQTDYPPQEEDAASDATEGHDEEDQMYEGEYQGIPHPDEIKAARRAAQAAAREKARAAATGVREDEELADQYEGIMEDCGHGRFQWTLFAVIGLALMADGVECYVVGFVLPSAEKDMCFSNAKKGMLGLIVYVGMMVGAFVWGGLADKIGRRQCLVTALGIHCVFAFLSSFAQGYGFFLFFRLCSGFGIGGSVPIVYTYYAEFLTMDKRGEHLSWLCMFWMMGGLYASFTAWGIIPHYGWGFSMGSEFQFHSWRVFVLVCALPAIGSLVGLMFMPESPRFLLENAKHDEAWMILKQVHDTNWRAKGEPERVFTVSQIKTPKQEDEFIEIQSSTGTAFQRWMVRTMTLVKQVMQNVMSLASPDLRLTGLFMAIIWFTMAFSYYGLSVWFPDMIKYLQYEEYESKVKLFHREKVENFHFNFSLENQVHKEGEYINDKFINIEIKSVKFEDSLFENCYFEDISSTQTFFENCTIKNTVFYNTDLWEEKFIDCILDNATFLHSKKGCHLNFQEENDILIYLVSFLGSLAVLPGNIISALFMDKIGRIHIIGGSMLISAGCTFFLFLSFSQAAIIAWQCLFCGTSVAAWNGIEVITVELYPTSKRATAFGVLNGLCKLAAILSSSIFSAFVGITKVIPILMSFSALVCGGLLALKLPETREKLLL